In a genomic window of Nostoc sp. UHCC 0870:
- a CDS encoding XisH family protein yields MAAKDIFHDAVKRALEKEGWLITNDPLFLRFGGLDMYIDLGAEKVLAAERNQEKIAVEVKSFVAPSTATEFSTALGQFLKYQLALEEEQPERLLYLAVPLDTYRSFFTLELPRLLIRRYQVRLIIFDPEDEVIVKWQK; encoded by the coding sequence ATGGCAGCGAAAGACATATTCCATGATGCAGTAAAACGCGCTTTGGAGAAAGAGGGTTGGCTCATCACTAATGACCCGCTTTTCCTCCGTTTTGGTGGTTTGGATATGTACATTGACCTCGGTGCAGAGAAAGTTTTAGCAGCTGAACGAAATCAAGAAAAAATTGCGGTTGAAGTCAAAAGCTTTGTTGCTCCATCTACTGCAACTGAATTTAGTACCGCTCTAGGACAATTTCTCAAATATCAACTAGCACTTGAAGAAGAACAACCAGAGAGACTTCTGTATTTAGCCGTTCCCTTAGATACCTATCGTTCTTTTTTTACCTTAGAACTACCACGCTTGTTAATCCGACGTTACCAAGTCCGGCTGATTATTTTCGACCCAGAAGATGAGGTGATCGTGAAATGGCAAAAGTAG
- a CDS encoding HAD family hydrolase: MLAAILFDLDGTIVNTDPIHYQAWQEMLLRYSIKIDETFYKSRISGRLNPEIVKDILPHLSPAEGEKFADEKEEMFRQLASHLKPLTGFSELVAWTETHQLKRALVTNAPRLNVEFMLEVLEIKEIFHQVVISEDCVAGKPDPEPYLVALKQLGVIAEQTYALEDSPSGIRAAIAADIRTIGIASTHDPQGLREVGAFMAIPDFNDLQLWTLLNSSIEVVPRK, translated from the coding sequence ATGCTAGCTGCAATTCTCTTTGATTTAGATGGCACTATTGTCAACACTGACCCTATACACTACCAAGCTTGGCAAGAAATGCTGTTGAGATACAGTATTAAAATTGATGAAACATTCTATAAATCTCGGATTAGTGGTCGATTAAACCCAGAAATCGTCAAAGATATTTTGCCACATTTATCACCAGCAGAGGGTGAAAAGTTTGCTGATGAAAAAGAGGAAATGTTTCGTCAACTTGCTTCCCATCTTAAACCATTAACAGGATTTTCTGAGTTAGTAGCGTGGACAGAAACACATCAGCTAAAACGAGCTTTGGTAACAAATGCACCTAGATTAAATGTAGAGTTTATGCTGGAGGTTTTGGAAATTAAAGAAATCTTCCATCAAGTTGTAATATCAGAGGATTGTGTAGCAGGGAAACCTGATCCTGAACCCTATCTGGTTGCTTTAAAACAATTGGGTGTTATAGCAGAACAAACCTATGCTTTAGAGGATTCCCCTTCTGGGATTCGTGCAGCGATTGCGGCTGATATCCGTACTATTGGTATTGCTTCAACCCATGATCCTCAAGGTTTGCGAGAAGTTGGTGCTTTTATGGCAATTCCAGATTTTAATGACTTGCAGCTATGGACATTACTAAACTCATCGATAGAGGTAGTCCCAAGAAAATAA
- a CDS encoding DUF928 domain-containing protein — MKILQLTIALGIVFTSNISYPLKLQALPVNHHLASVKFVPPPPPPDRSAAGSRSGAASRGCDAGSQTVTALVPIYQQTINQGQQAVVPITQVWGLTNAEHPNFFFFVPYNASSIANIEFVLQEKTGNKSITLYRTYLTPPESPGIISVNLPPTEASLQVGKMYHWFFKVRVQCDKKQPKKLDYADGWVQRVNQNSTLTEQLKQAEIPEKATLYAVNGIWYDAITSLAELRLKNPHNEPLLAKWTTLLNSVGLEEIANQPLINCCKPSTQ, encoded by the coding sequence ATGAAAATCCTACAATTAACCATAGCCTTGGGGATAGTATTCACCAGCAATATATCCTATCCTTTAAAACTCCAAGCTTTACCAGTTAATCATCATCTTGCCTCAGTCAAATTTGTCCCCCCACCGCCACCACCAGACCGCAGTGCAGCCGGTTCTAGAAGTGGGGCTGCAAGCCGTGGATGCGACGCAGGGAGTCAAACAGTAACAGCCTTAGTCCCAATCTATCAACAGACTATTAACCAAGGTCAGCAAGCGGTTGTTCCCATAACTCAAGTTTGGGGTTTAACAAACGCTGAACATCCTAACTTCTTCTTTTTTGTTCCCTACAATGCTTCATCTATCGCCAACATAGAGTTTGTTTTGCAAGAAAAAACAGGCAATAAAAGTATAACTTTATATCGTACTTATCTGACACCACCAGAATCACCAGGAATCATCAGCGTTAATTTACCCCCAACCGAAGCCTCGTTGCAGGTGGGAAAAATGTATCACTGGTTTTTTAAGGTACGGGTTCAATGCGACAAAAAACAACCTAAAAAACTGGATTATGCAGATGGTTGGGTGCAGAGGGTTAACCAAAATTCAACATTAACAGAACAACTCAAACAAGCAGAAATCCCAGAAAAGGCAACGCTTTATGCTGTAAATGGTATTTGGTATGATGCTATCACGAGTTTAGCAGAATTACGCCTTAAAAATCCTCATAACGAGCCTTTATTGGCAAAGTGGACAACCTTGCTTAATTCAGTTGGCTTAGAGGAAATAGCTAATCAACCACTGATTAATTGTTGCAAACCCAGCACTCAGTAA
- a CDS encoding type I restriction enzyme HsdR N-terminal domain-containing protein, whose product MSPSDAENKFITWIQSFDYRVLQHQEDVDTKFILPMFHHLCYPEESCSRKCSLNAETKESQANKLENVQIYFSTDDVVKQNADTSLIIIIYLSPQANNFQEAIAQARFYSIYLRPLFFVITNGYQIKVFKYLLYHREECILDKNIYSLKPNHTALEFYNNYNFYCLKNIDKNQINTLKYSQYNLIEKSLRRHNLPEIVAQTDFIPAIVREGDRLIVVKPKVVIECNLPKAFREGDCLIQFSGVILRGCKIKLNHQDILAQLMTGLNTRPEWGCRRFIKQIDDNAFEVSLGQTTVILSDLETADLCLCIDVICQAYKKSIIECENILETWDFEFVEFLGSRGVHLFSVDAKLWRLMHDFANEFNYVQGKSEWHLFQQEEISIRVSRGIRDHAFILPRPVNYFSLLPNGIINIVYEINHIHLQSLENGEINSWHQDIGTRGTWTAKYTKQWLLKIFIPKVIDYYAQKNNLSASELNKNIADYANHRTPITEINDILELVPYLRDIQAWLNNYVENIPAVLLKEYYQTLTNLVRNTDSSIEGMDYIIRNLTLMEAGNTKDRMNSNFSQWNFKEALYYLDAQVGRINNYQYEQSFKADLITRTFIWIIEHGKTRFSQSQLNATKEALLPLWEQSRFEMRYVNPERQ is encoded by the coding sequence ATGTCACCCTCGGATGCGGAAAATAAATTTATCACATGGATACAATCTTTTGATTATCGTGTTTTACAACACCAAGAAGATGTAGACACTAAGTTTATTCTACCAATGTTTCATCATCTCTGTTACCCAGAGGAATCTTGTTCTAGAAAATGTAGTTTGAATGCTGAAACTAAGGAAAGTCAAGCAAACAAACTAGAAAACGTGCAAATTTATTTTTCTACTGATGATGTAGTCAAACAAAATGCTGATACGTCATTAATTATTATTATTTATTTATCTCCCCAAGCAAATAATTTTCAAGAAGCTATTGCCCAAGCAAGATTCTACAGTATCTATTTAAGACCTTTATTTTTTGTAATCACCAATGGCTATCAAATTAAGGTTTTCAAATATTTACTCTATCATAGAGAAGAATGTATACTTGATAAAAATATTTATTCATTAAAACCTAATCATACAGCATTAGAATTTTATAATAATTATAATTTTTACTGTCTTAAAAATATTGATAAAAATCAAATTAATACTTTAAAATATAGCCAATATAATTTAATTGAAAAATCCTTAAGACGACATAATTTACCAGAAATTGTAGCTCAAACTGATTTTATACCTGCGATTGTACGAGAAGGCGATCGCTTAATTGTAGTCAAGCCTAAAGTAGTCATAGAATGTAACTTACCCAAGGCTTTCAGAGAGGGTGATTGTCTCATCCAATTTAGTGGGGTGATTTTAAGAGGTTGCAAGATTAAACTCAATCACCAAGATATTTTAGCTCAATTAATGACCGGATTGAATACTCGCCCTGAATGGGGATGCCGGAGATTTATCAAACAAATAGATGATAATGCGTTTGAAGTTAGTTTAGGTCAAACTACAGTTATTTTATCTGATTTAGAGACAGCAGATTTATGTTTATGTATTGACGTAATTTGCCAAGCATATAAAAAATCAATTATTGAATGTGAAAATATTTTAGAAACCTGGGATTTTGAATTTGTCGAATTTTTAGGTAGTCGGGGTGTGCATCTTTTTTCTGTAGATGCCAAACTATGGCGGTTAATGCACGATTTTGCTAATGAATTTAACTATGTGCAAGGTAAATCAGAATGGCACTTATTTCAGCAAGAAGAAATTTCCATTCGCGTAAGTAGAGGAATTCGCGATCATGCGTTTATTTTACCTCGACCTGTTAATTATTTTTCTTTATTACCCAATGGCATTATTAACATAGTTTATGAAATTAATCATATTCATCTCCAGTCTTTAGAAAATGGTGAAATTAATTCATGGCATCAAGATATTGGCACGCGAGGAACTTGGACAGCCAAATATACTAAACAATGGTTATTGAAAATTTTCATTCCTAAAGTTATTGATTATTATGCACAAAAAAATAATTTATCAGCATCAGAATTAAATAAAAATATTGCAGATTATGCTAACCATCGCACTCCTATTACAGAAATTAACGATATTCTAGAACTAGTGCCTTATCTTCGAGATATACAAGCTTGGTTAAATAATTACGTTGAAAATATTCCGGCTGTGCTTTTAAAAGAATATTATCAAACACTAACAAATCTAGTACGGAATACTGACTCATCAATAGAAGGGATGGACTATATTATCCGCAACTTGACTTTAATGGAAGCAGGTAATACCAAAGACAGAATGAATAGCAATTTTTCTCAATGGAATTTTAAAGAGGCTTTGTATTATTTAGATGCTCAAGTAGGCAGAATAAATAATTATCAATACGAGCAAAGTTTTAAAGCCGATTTAATCACTCGAACTTTTATCTGGATTATAGAACATGGCAAGACTCGGTTCTCTCAATCTCAATTAAATGCCACAAAAGAGGCTTTGTTACCACTCTGGGAACAGAGTCGGTTTGAAATGCGCTATGTAAATCCTGAGCGACAGTGA
- a CDS encoding XisI protein: MAKVEQYRQIIQELLLAYSEIKASNEEVEAEVIFDRERDRYQLVHAGWSNKRRVYGCVLHLDVKNEKIWIQHDGTEGGIANELISRGIPQKDIVLAFHSPFKRQFTEFAVG, encoded by the coding sequence ATGGCAAAAGTAGAACAGTACCGTCAAATTATTCAAGAACTGTTGCTAGCTTACAGCGAAATCAAAGCCAGTAACGAAGAAGTCGAAGCAGAAGTTATTTTTGATAGAGAACGCGATCGCTACCAACTTGTCCACGCGGGGTGGTCAAATAAACGTCGTGTATATGGCTGTGTTTTGCATCTAGATGTTAAAAACGAAAAAATTTGGATTCAACATGATGGTACTGAAGGAGGTATTGCCAATGAACTGATTAGTCGAGGTATACCCCAAAAAGACATCGTATTAGCTTTTCATTCCCCCTTTAAGCGACAATTTACTGAGTTCGCTGTGGGTTAA
- a CDS encoding CHASE2 domain-containing protein — MGKLVVLKLGTGSFEAGFPVTLQIGDENVRPIVEIIGELPPNPEIPLFYHQWQSIYRQLKFSGRPIGIPKQLKQTLSLEDCQKAADNLRFHLNTWLSSHSFRPIREKWLEKLVPEDHIRVLLQTNDLRLQKLPWHLWDLLERYPKAEIALSAPSYEQVSRNSPPKSQVKVLAILGNSQGIDIQTDSQILAELPHANTIFLVEPSSKDLTDQLWKQDWQILFFAGHSATDGSGDAGKIYINQTESLTITQLKYGLRKAVERGLHLAIFNSCDGLGLAREFADLHIPQIIVMREPVPDRVAQEFLKYFLEAFARGESLYIAVREARERLQGLETQFPCATWLPVIYQNPATMPLLWRELHVNQNSQQITSVPKTPTRRGIKLRQALSAVMLTSIVITPFLMGVRYFGFLQSWELMAFDHMLRLRPQEKPDSRILVIEITEEDVQAQSSNRRGSLSDEALDKLSAKLEAYKPRVIGLDIYRDYAVQSAYPKLAERMRNSDRFVAVCQVSNPQSSKPGIKPPPEVSPDSLGFSDIVIDADNVVRRHLLALTPPPSSPCTAPYALNVQLALRYLYPEGIQLQFTPDGAWQLGQLKFQPIETHTGGYQGVDALGHQILLNYRSFPNLEAIAPRITLQQALTGKIPADAVKDKIVLIGTTAESFRDYSLTPYASSQGKSQEIAGVSLQAQMVSQLLSAALDGRPLLWTWNIWGEVIWVWGWAVIGGLLAAYLRQPTYLSWAVGGLFLSLYGFCLIILILYSCWIPFVPAAIALGANTVILITVIKPIKQS; from the coding sequence TTGGGTAAGTTAGTAGTTTTAAAGTTAGGCACAGGAAGTTTTGAGGCGGGATTTCCTGTCACATTGCAAATTGGTGATGAAAATGTCCGACCAATTGTAGAAATTATTGGCGAACTACCACCAAACCCAGAAATTCCCCTTTTTTACCATCAATGGCAGTCTATTTATCGTCAACTTAAATTTTCTGGTCGTCCTATCGGTATTCCTAAGCAATTAAAACAAACCCTTTCCTTAGAAGATTGCCAAAAAGCGGCGGATAATTTGAGGTTTCACTTAAATACTTGGCTATCATCCCATAGTTTTCGTCCTATCCGTGAAAAATGGCTGGAAAAGCTTGTACCGGAGGACCATATCCGCGTACTACTACAAACAAATGACCTGAGATTGCAAAAACTACCTTGGCATTTGTGGGATTTATTAGAACGTTATCCCAAAGCCGAAATTGCTCTGAGTGCGCCTAGTTATGAACAAGTTAGCCGCAACTCACCGCCTAAATCACAGGTGAAGGTTTTAGCAATTTTGGGTAATAGTCAGGGAATTGATATCCAAACGGACAGTCAAATCTTGGCAGAATTACCTCACGCCAATACTATTTTCCTAGTTGAGCCATCAAGCAAAGACCTGACTGACCAGCTATGGAAACAAGACTGGCAGATTTTGTTTTTCGCCGGACATAGTGCTACTGATGGAAGCGGTGATGCGGGGAAAATTTATATTAATCAAACAGAAAGCTTGACGATTACTCAATTAAAGTATGGCTTGCGGAAAGCAGTAGAACGGGGTTTACATCTAGCAATTTTTAACTCCTGTGATGGTTTGGGTTTGGCGCGGGAGTTTGCAGATTTGCATATACCCCAAATCATCGTCATGCGCGAACCAGTTCCTGATAGGGTAGCGCAAGAATTTCTGAAGTATTTTTTAGAGGCTTTTGCTCGCGGTGAATCTTTATACATAGCTGTTAGAGAAGCACGGGAACGGTTGCAAGGACTAGAAACTCAATTTCCCTGTGCTACTTGGTTGCCTGTAATTTATCAAAATCCGGCAACGATGCCTTTATTATGGCGAGAATTACACGTCAACCAGAATAGTCAGCAAATAACATCTGTACCCAAAACCCCAACTAGGAGAGGTATCAAACTACGACAAGCTTTGTCTGCGGTCATGCTGACGAGCATAGTCATCACACCATTTTTAATGGGTGTACGATATTTTGGTTTCCTGCAATCATGGGAGTTAATGGCGTTTGACCATATGCTGCGTTTGCGTCCCCAGGAAAAACCAGATTCTCGCATACTGGTAATTGAAATTACAGAAGAAGATGTACAAGCCCAATCTTCTAATAGGCGGGGGTCTTTGTCTGATGAGGCTTTGGATAAGTTATCAGCCAAATTGGAAGCGTATAAACCACGAGTTATAGGTTTGGATATATACCGAGACTATGCTGTACAATCGGCTTATCCAAAGTTGGCGGAACGGATGAGAAATAGCGATCGCTTTGTGGCAGTATGTCAAGTTAGTAACCCCCAAAGTAGCAAACCAGGTATCAAACCCCCGCCAGAAGTTTCTCCTGACTCTCTCGGCTTTAGTGATATTGTTATCGATGCCGATAATGTGGTACGCCGTCATCTTTTGGCTTTAACTCCCCCTCCCTCATCTCCCTGTACTGCACCCTATGCTTTAAATGTGCAGTTGGCTCTACGTTATTTATATCCTGAAGGAATTCAGTTACAATTTACCCCTGATGGAGCATGGCAATTAGGTCAGCTGAAATTTCAACCCATCGAAACCCATACCGGAGGATACCAAGGTGTTGACGCTTTGGGACACCAGATTTTACTCAATTATCGCTCGTTTCCGAACTTAGAAGCCATTGCTCCCCGCATCACATTACAGCAAGCATTAACTGGTAAAATACCAGCCGATGCAGTTAAAGACAAAATAGTTTTAATTGGCACAACAGCCGAAAGTTTTCGGGATTATTCATTGACTCCCTATGCTTCCTCTCAAGGTAAGTCACAGGAAATCGCCGGAGTTTCTTTACAAGCACAGATGGTAAGTCAATTGTTGAGTGCGGCTTTAGATGGGCGGCCTTTGTTATGGACTTGGAATATATGGGGTGAAGTGATTTGGGTTTGGGGTTGGGCTGTTATTGGGGGCTTACTTGCTGCATATCTGCGACAACCCACTTATTTAAGCTGGGCAGTTGGGGGGTTATTCCTGAGTTTATACGGGTTTTGCCTGATAATATTAATACTATACAGTTGTTGGATTCCTTTTGTACCTGCGGCGATCGCTTTAGGAGCTAATACCGTCATTCTCATAACAGTAATTAAGCCTATCAAACAATCATAA
- a CDS encoding glucosamine-6-phosphate deaminase, which yields MIAATKSFHVDRLSVQIYKSESDMAQDVAGITHKYLQSILQHQHTAAVLLATGNSQLKFLEELIALGGVDWSRITLFHLDEYLGISADHPASFRHYMRERVEKRVSPQTFHYIAGDTLEPLTECDRYTKLLQAQPIDLCCLGIGENGHLAFNDPSVANFQDPYSVKLVKLDTANRQQQVNTGQFPNLDSVPQYAFTVTLPLICSAKKILCLAPQQRKAQIIQKMLQGSVTTDCPASILRQQPQANLFLDANSASLLF from the coding sequence ATGATAGCCGCTACAAAATCTTTTCATGTCGATCGCCTCTCAGTACAGATTTACAAATCTGAATCAGACATGGCTCAAGACGTTGCAGGTATCACCCACAAGTATTTACAATCTATTCTCCAGCATCAGCACACAGCTGCTGTTTTATTGGCAACAGGTAATTCTCAGCTCAAATTTTTAGAGGAGTTGATTGCTTTGGGTGGTGTAGATTGGTCACGAATTACTTTATTTCATCTAGATGAATATTTGGGAATTAGTGCTGACCATCCTGCTAGTTTTCGGCACTATATGCGCGAACGTGTAGAAAAGCGAGTAAGTCCCCAAACGTTTCACTATATTGCAGGTGATACATTAGAACCATTAACAGAATGCGATCGCTACACCAAACTACTGCAAGCACAACCTATTGACCTTTGCTGTCTTGGGATTGGCGAAAACGGACACTTAGCTTTTAACGACCCATCTGTAGCCAATTTCCAAGATCCTTACAGCGTTAAACTAGTAAAACTAGATACCGCTAATCGTCAACAACAAGTAAATACAGGACAATTCCCGAATCTTGATAGCGTCCCCCAGTACGCTTTTACTGTAACATTGCCTTTGATTTGTTCAGCCAAAAAAATCCTTTGTCTAGCACCACAACAACGTAAAGCACAGATAATACAAAAAATGCTCCAAGGTTCAGTAACCACAGATTGTCCAGCATCTATCCTGCGTCAACAACCACAGGCTAATTTATTTTTAGATGCCAATTCTGCTAGTTTACTGTTTTAG
- a CDS encoding CsbD family protein, translating into MSLEERAKATGKNIEGKAQEALGNVTGDPEDQAEGKAKQAESQVRHGVEDVKDNVKKKLD; encoded by the coding sequence ATGAGTCTAGAAGAAAGAGCAAAAGCTACAGGTAAAAATATTGAAGGTAAAGCCCAAGAAGCACTCGGAAATGTGACCGGTGATCCTGAAGATCAAGCTGAAGGCAAAGCCAAGCAAGCTGAAAGTCAAGTGCGTCATGGCGTTGAAGATGTCAAAGATAACGTGAAGAAAAAGCTTGATTAA
- a CDS encoding NAD(P)H-quinone oxidoreductase subunit 4, which yields MNPVEFPWLTAIIALPLVASLAIPIIPDKEGKTVRWYGLGVAIADFALMIYAFWQHYDFQNSTYQFVEKYAWIPQIGLNWSLAVDGLSMPLILLTGLINTLAIFAAWKVTNKPRLFYGLMLAMYSAQLGVFLAQDLLLFFLMWEIELVPVYLLIAIWGGPKRRYAATKFILYTAAASIFILVSGFALAFSGDTFTFDIASLGMKEYPKAVELLAYAGFLIAFGVKLPIFPLHTWLPDAHGEASAPGSMILAGVLLKMGGYSLIRFNMEMLPDAHVYFAPVLAILGVVNIVYGACCAFAQTNLKRRLAYSSIAHMGFVLIGLASYTEIGVSGAMLQMVSHGLIAASLFFLTGVTYERTHTLLMDKIGGMGKVMPKTFALYTAGAMASLALPGMSGFVGELMVFLGIASSDVYSSSFKVVVILLSAVGVILTPIYLLSMLRQVFYGKQSEELHLDAVVPDVNPRELFITACLILPIIGIGLYPKLVTQTYDVKTVEVAAHARQVLPVVGGQQPTSLYSQIFTAPTLASAEVESLVNLSK from the coding sequence ATGAATCCAGTTGAATTTCCCTGGCTAACAGCCATAATTGCCTTACCGTTGGTGGCATCCTTAGCCATCCCCATAATTCCAGATAAAGAAGGTAAAACAGTTCGTTGGTATGGTTTAGGAGTTGCGATCGCCGATTTTGCCTTAATGATTTACGCCTTTTGGCAACATTACGATTTTCAAAACTCAACTTACCAATTTGTCGAAAAATATGCTTGGATACCCCAAATAGGCTTGAATTGGTCTTTAGCCGTTGACGGCTTATCAATGCCTCTAATCTTGCTCACAGGATTAATTAACACACTAGCAATCTTCGCGGCTTGGAAAGTAACCAACAAGCCGCGATTATTTTATGGTTTGATGTTGGCGATGTACAGCGCACAGTTGGGTGTCTTTCTAGCCCAAGACTTGCTGTTATTCTTCCTCATGTGGGAAATCGAGCTAGTTCCCGTTTACTTGCTAATTGCCATCTGGGGCGGGCCAAAACGCCGTTATGCAGCTACCAAGTTTATCCTTTATACTGCTGCTGCCTCTATATTTATTCTCGTATCCGGTTTTGCACTAGCATTCTCTGGAGATACATTTACTTTCGATATCGCATCTTTGGGAATGAAAGAATATCCCAAAGCAGTTGAATTATTAGCTTATGCAGGATTCTTAATTGCCTTCGGTGTAAAACTACCAATTTTCCCTCTACATACCTGGCTACCTGATGCTCACGGTGAAGCGTCTGCACCTGGTTCGATGATTTTGGCTGGTGTGTTGTTGAAAATGGGTGGTTATTCTCTCATCCGCTTCAACATGGAGATGTTACCTGATGCCCATGTTTACTTTGCGCCAGTCTTAGCAATCTTGGGTGTCGTTAACATTGTCTACGGTGCTTGTTGTGCCTTTGCTCAAACCAACCTCAAACGTCGCCTAGCTTACTCTTCAATCGCCCATATGGGTTTTGTACTCATCGGTTTAGCTTCCTACACAGAAATTGGTGTCAGTGGAGCTATGCTACAGATGGTTTCCCACGGTTTAATTGCTGCTAGCTTATTCTTCTTAACTGGTGTGACTTACGAACGCACACACACCTTGTTGATGGACAAAATAGGCGGTATGGGTAAAGTAATGCCCAAAACCTTCGCACTCTACACCGCCGGCGCAATGGCTTCTCTCGCCTTACCTGGAATGAGTGGCTTTGTAGGTGAGTTGATGGTGTTCCTCGGTATCGCTAGCAGTGATGTTTACAGTTCCAGCTTCAAAGTTGTAGTTATCCTGCTGTCAGCAGTGGGTGTGATTCTGACACCGATTTACCTACTGTCCATGCTGCGTCAAGTGTTCTATGGTAAGCAAAGTGAAGAATTACATTTAGATGCTGTAGTTCCTGATGTAAATCCCCGTGAGTTGTTCATCACCGCTTGTTTGATTCTTCCCATCATCGGTATCGGTTTGTATCCCAAGTTGGTAACACAGACCTATGATGTGAAAACAGTAGAAGTTGCAGCCCATGCTCGTCAAGTATTACCAGTTGTGGGTGGACAACAGCCAACAAGTCTTTACTCACAGATTTTCACTGCACCAACACTAGCTTCGGCTGAAGTTGAAAGTTTAGTTAATCTTTCAAAGTAA
- a CDS encoding 2TM domain-containing protein: MTYNSEQMQQILQKAFARQQQGEISRQQIIEIASELGVSSASLQAAEQEWLTQEIGEKKRQRFHAQRRDEFKSHLIAFIGVNGFLIVLNLFTSPSYFWAIFPLLGWGLGLFFSGMKAYKTSGESYENDFYEWSKKLPK; encoded by the coding sequence ATGACTTACAATTCCGAACAAATGCAACAGATTCTCCAAAAAGCTTTTGCTCGTCAGCAACAGGGAGAAATTTCCCGGCAGCAGATTATAGAAATTGCCTCAGAACTAGGAGTTTCATCGGCATCGCTGCAAGCGGCTGAACAAGAATGGTTGACCCAAGAAATAGGGGAGAAAAAGCGGCAGAGATTTCATGCTCAACGACGTGATGAGTTTAAATCACACCTAATTGCTTTTATTGGTGTCAATGGATTTTTGATTGTGTTGAATCTGTTTACAAGCCCTTCATATTTCTGGGCAATTTTCCCCCTTTTAGGTTGGGGATTAGGTTTGTTCTTTTCTGGTATGAAGGCTTATAAAACTAGTGGGGAATCATATGAAAATGATTTTTATGAATGGTCTAAAAAATTGCCAAAATAA
- the thrB gene encoding homoserine kinase: MSIVSSVTVNVPGTTANLGPGFDCIGAALTIYNQFNFTRLEAGSFIINVTGAEAERVQTDESNLLYQAFVKLYQYIDKTPPPVKIEIGLGVPLARGLGSSATAIVGGLVAGNQLAGEPLSQTQVMELAIAMEGHPDNVVPALLGGCRLAATSPTGWEICDVPWDSDIVPVVAIPDFELSTSEARRVLPTEFSRADAIFNTAHLGLLLRGLETGKGQWLKAALQDKLHQPYRQALIPGYDAVNAAAMAAGAYGMVISGAGPTLLALADVSHAQAVEAAMSTAWKETGINAVVRSLSLDTQGAIENSKFKIQNETT; this comes from the coding sequence ATGTCTATTGTTTCTTCAGTTACGGTTAATGTTCCTGGGACAACTGCTAATTTAGGGCCTGGTTTTGACTGCATCGGTGCAGCTTTGACGATATATAATCAGTTCAACTTCACCCGCCTGGAAGCAGGTAGCTTCATTATTAACGTCACAGGAGCGGAAGCGGAACGAGTACAAACTGATGAGAGTAATTTACTTTATCAGGCGTTTGTCAAGTTATATCAATATATAGATAAAACACCGCCACCTGTAAAAATTGAGATTGGTTTAGGTGTACCCCTAGCGAGAGGTTTGGGGAGTTCCGCCACAGCGATTGTTGGTGGTTTGGTTGCAGGAAATCAACTAGCGGGTGAGCCTTTATCTCAAACGCAGGTGATGGAATTAGCGATCGCAATGGAAGGACATCCTGATAATGTAGTTCCAGCTTTGTTGGGGGGATGTCGTCTAGCAGCTACTAGTCCAACAGGCTGGGAAATCTGTGATGTTCCTTGGGATAGTGATATCGTCCCAGTAGTAGCGATTCCTGATTTTGAATTATCAACCTCAGAAGCGCGGCGAGTTTTACCGACAGAATTTAGTCGTGCAGATGCGATTTTCAACACGGCTCATTTAGGGTTATTGTTACGCGGCTTGGAAACAGGTAAGGGACAATGGTTAAAGGCAGCCCTGCAAGATAAGTTACATCAGCCTTATCGCCAAGCTTTAATTCCTGGTTACGATGCTGTGAATGCGGCGGCTATGGCGGCTGGTGCTTACGGGATGGTGATTAGTGGTGCAGGTCCAACGCTGTTGGCTTTAGCAGATGTGTCTCACGCTCAAGCAGTAGAAGCAGCGATGTCTACAGCTTGGAAAGAAACAGGAATTAATGCTGTAGTGCGATCGCTTTCTCTCGATACCCAAGGCGCAATTGAAAATTCAAAATTTAAAATTCAAAATGAAACAACTTAA